From Paenibacillus sp. V4I7, one genomic window encodes:
- a CDS encoding LamG-like jellyroll fold domain-containing protein has product MNATLKMKRFDKSIVWVLCATILLSLVIAFPANAANLLSSNFDDGTASGWTPTSGTWSVVQDAGNNVYSQSSTSEGRTSAGSQSWTDYSVEAKVKVENFNGANRVYVAGRYQDGNNFYAASLYNSNGGKLEIRKKVGGSSTTLKTLDYPLVTGTWYTVKLDISGRMISMYVNGTLQLSYEDINETSLTSGAVGLVAFKTVTKFDEVLVTDSVGGATPSPTPTPPSPTPTTTPSPTPTATPSPTPAPTPVPDTLSTYNLAGFAAGNTGGGNIPETDPRYKKVFNATDLAVALKKGSGIKVVEIMNDLNLGWNEIPTAAQVSPYSVHNPALTHPVLKTTGISKIYIDSFNGLTIFSANGSKIKHASFVVKYSSNIIIRNLEFDELWEWDESTKGNYDKNDWDYLTIEGASSKVWVDHCTFHKAYDGVLDVKKGSNGVTVSWSSFLADDQSSNSWVTQQINAMEANMSAYPMYAYLRSSTIGLSKADVIAIAAGQKKGHLVGSTEFATDNVNLEVTLHHNYYKDMQDRMPRLRGGNAHVYNVVMDNASAWAAKKKITSAMETALAGKGYHFGVTSNGAISTENGAVLVENSQIIDVAYPLRNNQTDPTNATYTGKIRAVNMQYTLDGSSYTGDSETAGSPLAPVPAPVKAFSWNGFNTLPYSYTPDPVSTLKSRLTAADGTGAAKLNWSKVNWLSTSY; this is encoded by the coding sequence ATGAATGCTACTTTAAAGATGAAAAGGTTCGATAAATCTATTGTATGGGTCCTCTGTGCAACGATTCTTTTATCCTTGGTCATTGCATTTCCAGCCAATGCGGCAAACCTACTAAGCAGTAATTTTGACGATGGTACTGCTTCTGGATGGACACCTACAAGCGGTACGTGGTCCGTCGTTCAAGACGCAGGTAACAACGTATATAGCCAATCGAGCACAAGTGAGGGAAGGACTTCTGCGGGTAGTCAATCGTGGACGGACTACAGCGTTGAAGCCAAGGTAAAGGTTGAAAATTTCAATGGAGCTAACAGAGTTTATGTAGCCGGCCGTTATCAAGACGGAAATAATTTCTATGCAGCATCTTTGTACAATAGCAATGGGGGTAAGCTTGAGATTCGTAAAAAAGTAGGCGGCTCTTCAACGACGTTGAAGACCTTGGATTATCCGCTTGTGACTGGGACATGGTACACCGTCAAGCTGGACATCTCCGGTAGAATGATTAGTATGTATGTGAATGGTACCCTGCAGCTATCTTATGAGGATATCAATGAAACCAGTTTAACTTCCGGAGCGGTAGGACTTGTTGCTTTCAAAACCGTAACGAAGTTCGATGAAGTCCTTGTAACAGACAGTGTGGGTGGAGCAACGCCAAGTCCAACTCCGACTCCACCGTCTCCAACGCCAACAACCACACCAAGCCCAACGCCAACAGCGACACCGAGCCCAACACCGGCTCCAACACCAGTGCCGGACACCTTGAGCACGTATAATTTGGCTGGGTTTGCTGCGGGCAATACGGGCGGCGGTAACATTCCGGAAACAGATCCTCGTTACAAAAAGGTTTTCAATGCCACAGATCTTGCGGTTGCTTTGAAAAAGGGTTCAGGTATTAAAGTCGTAGAAATTATGAATGATTTGAATTTAGGTTGGAATGAAATTCCAACAGCTGCTCAAGTATCTCCTTACAGTGTACACAATCCAGCTTTAACGCACCCAGTACTGAAAACGACGGGGATAAGTAAAATTTATATCGACAGCTTTAACGGTTTGACGATCTTCTCAGCCAATGGCTCCAAAATTAAGCATGCGTCCTTCGTGGTGAAATACAGCTCCAATATCATTATTCGCAACCTGGAATTCGATGAACTTTGGGAGTGGGATGAATCGACCAAAGGAAACTACGACAAAAACGACTGGGATTATCTCACGATCGAGGGAGCAAGCTCCAAAGTTTGGGTAGATCATTGTACCTTCCATAAAGCCTACGATGGTGTACTCGATGTGAAAAAGGGAAGTAACGGTGTAACGGTCTCTTGGTCATCATTCTTAGCAGACGACCAAAGCTCTAATAGCTGGGTTACCCAACAAATAAACGCGATGGAAGCCAATATGTCAGCCTATCCGATGTACGCTTATCTGAGAAGCAGCACCATTGGTTTAAGTAAAGCTGATGTCATCGCTATAGCTGCAGGGCAAAAGAAAGGACATCTGGTAGGATCTACAGAATTTGCTACCGACAATGTCAATCTAGAGGTAACCCTGCACCATAATTACTACAAAGATATGCAAGACCGCATGCCACGTTTACGTGGAGGAAATGCACATGTGTATAACGTTGTGATGGATAATGCGTCAGCATGGGCTGCGAAAAAGAAAATAACATCGGCGATGGAAACCGCATTAGCAGGGAAGGGATACCATTTTGGGGTGACGAGCAATGGTGCGATATCTACTGAGAACGGTGCAGTACTTGTTGAAAATTCGCAAATCATTGATGTCGCTTACCCTTTACGCAACAATCAAACAGATCCTACGAACGCAACCTATACGGGCAAAATTCGCGCGGTAAATATGCAATATACACTCGATGGTTCTTCGTATACAGGTGACAGTGAAACGGCTGGTAGTCCGTTGGCGCCGGTACCGGCACCAGTCAAAGCGTTCTCATGGAACGGTTTCAATACGTTGCCATACAGCTACACGCCAGATCCTGTATCTACCTTAAAGTCAAGGCTTACCGCTGCAGATGGTACGGGAGCCGCGAAGCTGAACTGGTCCAAAGTAAATTGGTTGTCTACGAGCTACTAA
- the yjcZ gene encoding sporulation protein YjcZ, with translation MGYPAGAAAGYGGSSAAAVLVLFILLVIITMTFAW, from the coding sequence ATGGGATATCCAGCAGGAGCAGCAGCAGGCTACGGCGGGTCTAGTGCAGCAGCAGTATTGGTTCTCTTTATTTTATTGGTTATTATTACAATGACATTTGCATGGTAA
- a CDS encoding sporulation protein YjcZ: MGYAAGGCYGGGLGTSTGVVLVLFILLVIITSAFVW; this comes from the coding sequence ATGGGTTATGCTGCAGGAGGTTGTTATGGCGGTGGCTTGGGTACAAGTACAGGTGTTGTCTTGGTTCTCTTCATCCTATTGGTGATTATTACAAGCGCATTTGTATGGTAA
- a CDS encoding ABC transporter substrate-binding protein: MKKVFTLALSLSMMFTAVACSTGAKTSTPAASSEPSKTATTAPSTAPSKDPVKLRVAWWGGQARHDYTLKVIELYEKQNPNVKIEAEYAPFDDYWKKLAPQASANQLPDVIQMDISYLSQYGGKNQLADLTPYTKNGLLDVSSISPNALSGGEVGGKLVAMNLGVNALNTTLDVNTFKSLGITVPGKDWTWEDFDAIAAKAKAAGKQIGGFGVRHEVFFPYYLRTIDQKMYNADGTALGFSDDKPLVDYFKRYQKWYDAGYILSLDKESQKKGVAEEDEILLGNAVLGNGWSNQFLAVANLVKDRPLELFPLPGRNGNKGLFLKPSMYFSVTNNSKQKEEAAKFISFFVNDIEANKLIKGDRGVPVSSKVKDALKPLLSPNEVKIFDYVAWAEQNSSQMDPPNPVGSIEIEKLLKATSEQILYKKTTVEEAAAKFRKDANAILAKNKK, from the coding sequence ATGAAAAAAGTTTTCACCTTAGCTCTGTCGCTTTCTATGATGTTCACGGCAGTAGCTTGCTCCACAGGCGCTAAAACGTCAACACCAGCAGCTAGCAGCGAACCATCCAAAACGGCGACGACAGCACCGAGCACTGCACCAAGTAAAGATCCTGTTAAGCTTCGCGTTGCTTGGTGGGGAGGGCAAGCGCGTCACGATTACACGTTGAAAGTCATTGAGCTTTATGAGAAGCAGAATCCGAATGTAAAAATTGAAGCGGAATACGCACCATTTGACGACTATTGGAAAAAGCTTGCGCCTCAGGCTTCGGCAAACCAGTTACCTGATGTTATCCAGATGGATATCTCTTACCTTTCACAGTATGGTGGAAAAAATCAGTTAGCTGATCTCACGCCATATACGAAAAATGGCCTTCTCGATGTGTCTTCGATCAGCCCTAATGCGCTATCCGGTGGTGAAGTCGGAGGTAAACTTGTAGCTATGAACTTAGGGGTTAATGCGCTAAATACGACGTTAGACGTGAATACGTTCAAAAGCCTAGGAATCACAGTTCCAGGAAAAGATTGGACTTGGGAAGATTTTGATGCAATAGCAGCCAAAGCCAAAGCAGCCGGCAAACAAATAGGCGGTTTCGGTGTCCGTCATGAAGTGTTTTTCCCGTATTATCTCAGAACGATCGATCAAAAAATGTACAATGCGGATGGAACGGCTCTTGGTTTCTCAGATGATAAGCCACTTGTTGACTACTTCAAGCGTTATCAAAAATGGTACGATGCCGGCTATATCCTTTCACTTGACAAAGAGTCACAGAAGAAAGGTGTAGCAGAAGAAGATGAAATTTTACTAGGCAATGCGGTATTAGGTAATGGTTGGTCTAACCAATTTTTGGCAGTAGCTAATTTGGTCAAAGATCGTCCGCTTGAATTATTTCCGCTTCCTGGCCGTAACGGTAATAAAGGTCTATTCTTGAAGCCTAGTATGTATTTCTCAGTAACGAATAACTCGAAGCAGAAAGAAGAAGCAGCGAAATTCATCAGCTTCTTCGTGAATGATATCGAAGCGAACAAATTAATTAAAGGTGACCGCGGAGTTCCAGTTTCCTCCAAAGTGAAGGATGCACTGAAGCCACTCTTATCACCGAATGAAGTCAAAATTTTTGATTATGTGGCATGGGCTGAACAAAACAGCAGTCAAATGGATCCTCCAAATCCAGTAGGTTCCATCGAAATTGAGAAGTTGTTAAAAGCGACGAGCGAGCAGATCTTGTATAAGAAAACAACAGTTGAAGAAGCGGCAGCCAAATTCCGCAAGGATGCGAATGCCATTTTGGCAAAAAACAAAAAGTAA
- a CDS encoding LacI family DNA-binding transcriptional regulator, with protein sequence MSKPKQVTIVEVAAAAGVSIATVSNVLNRGGIRSSKETIRKVELAAEQLGYRRNTMAAGLSRSKTYEIGLILPGLTNYYGELAEHLQIEAHNAGYHLSVFSSGGFDPDIERRNLEVLLQRRVDGLICHGLAMGFESTRSIVNSGTPLVLINGWDWPEDIALGAVNLGFAEACKQSTKLLVERGCGALCYVGSKGSKVIDEQRRMGFNAGTQEYASDVIHEIVDTVKDLDIEAFLKSLLQRHVAPVGIIAFDDHVALRILSAANKLRIDIPTQLQIIGINNDYIAKHSYPGISSWDIPYSYQAQTAINKLLHKFGNKAESGEEREIEVPLTFIERESTKS encoded by the coding sequence ATGAGCAAGCCCAAACAAGTCACAATTGTAGAAGTGGCAGCAGCAGCAGGAGTATCCATTGCCACAGTCTCCAATGTGCTGAATCGAGGTGGTATTCGTTCGTCTAAAGAGACGATCCGCAAGGTCGAATTGGCTGCTGAACAATTAGGTTATCGACGAAATACGATGGCAGCGGGATTAAGCCGCAGCAAAACGTATGAGATCGGTCTCATCTTACCAGGGTTAACGAATTACTATGGAGAACTTGCTGAACATTTGCAGATTGAAGCACATAATGCGGGATACCACTTATCTGTATTTTCCTCCGGGGGGTTCGATCCGGATATTGAGCGGAGAAATCTCGAAGTTTTGCTGCAGCGTAGAGTAGACGGACTGATATGTCATGGTTTAGCAATGGGCTTCGAATCTACACGGTCGATCGTAAACAGTGGTACGCCATTAGTTCTTATCAATGGTTGGGACTGGCCGGAGGATATTGCGTTAGGCGCAGTGAATTTGGGCTTTGCCGAGGCTTGCAAACAATCCACTAAATTGTTGGTGGAACGTGGTTGTGGAGCGCTTTGTTACGTAGGCAGTAAAGGTTCGAAAGTCATCGACGAACAGCGTCGCATGGGTTTCAATGCCGGGACTCAGGAATATGCAAGCGATGTCATTCATGAGATCGTGGACACTGTTAAGGATTTGGATATTGAAGCTTTTCTCAAAAGTTTACTGCAGCGCCATGTGGCACCCGTAGGCATCATTGCTTTTGATGACCATGTAGCCTTACGAATCTTATCGGCAGCAAATAAGCTGCGAATTGACATTCCAACCCAGCTCCAGATTATTGGAATTAATAACGATTATATAGCTAAACACAGTTATCCGGGTATATCAAGCTGGGACATTCCTTATAGCTATCAAGCCCAAACAGCCATTAACAAGCTGCTGCATAAATTTGGCAACAAAGCTGAGTCTGGTGAGGAACGAGAGATCGAGGTCCCGCTTACTTTTATAGAACGAGAATCAACCAAATCATAG
- a CDS encoding glycoside hydrolase family 88 protein, producing the protein MWKQAIEDALQKTRLNIERFGDLFPHVSENDVYHLNPNTDWTDGFWSGILWLGYQYSGDKAFQQAAQKSVANFKQRLQNNVALDHHDIGFLYSLSSKAQWIIEKDEAAKQLTLQAADVLMKRWRPKGQYIQAWGPEGDKENGGRIIIDCLMNLPLLYWAYEQTGDAKYKDVAVIHADLSRRYLVRGDDSSYHTFYFDQENGEPLHGGTAQGYSDGSTWTRGQAWGIYGFALSYHYTKNPLYLETAKRLARYFFDRLPQDDVVYWDFNAPVNAETKRDSSASAIASAGALEILEHLPADDADRGYLENAIQRSMAGLVKSYASKPDAQGFIERGSYSVRGGAAPDDFVIWGDYYYLEALVRLEKGIKGYWYE; encoded by the coding sequence ATGTGGAAACAAGCCATTGAAGATGCTTTGCAAAAAACGAGATTGAATATTGAACGTTTTGGGGATTTATTTCCTCACGTTAGCGAGAATGATGTGTATCACCTGAATCCGAATACAGACTGGACAGACGGCTTTTGGTCGGGTATTTTGTGGCTAGGCTACCAATATAGCGGTGACAAGGCGTTTCAGCAAGCCGCTCAGAAATCGGTTGCAAACTTTAAGCAAAGACTGCAAAACAATGTAGCCCTAGACCATCACGATATTGGCTTCTTATATTCTTTATCTTCGAAAGCGCAATGGATCATTGAGAAAGATGAAGCTGCGAAACAACTTACGCTGCAAGCAGCCGATGTGCTAATGAAGCGCTGGAGACCGAAGGGTCAATATATTCAAGCTTGGGGTCCAGAAGGGGATAAAGAAAATGGGGGCCGTATCATCATTGATTGCTTGATGAATTTGCCCTTGCTGTACTGGGCTTACGAGCAAACAGGCGATGCCAAATACAAGGATGTTGCCGTGATTCATGCGGATTTGAGCCGCCGCTATTTGGTACGTGGCGATGATTCATCTTATCATACGTTCTACTTTGATCAAGAGAATGGTGAACCTCTTCATGGCGGAACTGCGCAGGGTTATAGCGATGGTTCGACGTGGACACGGGGCCAAGCTTGGGGGATTTATGGCTTCGCCCTTTCTTATCACTACACCAAGAACCCGCTTTATCTAGAAACAGCCAAACGCTTGGCACGTTATTTCTTTGACCGCTTGCCTCAGGATGATGTTGTTTATTGGGATTTCAATGCGCCTGTGAACGCAGAAACGAAGCGGGACAGCTCAGCTTCAGCCATTGCTTCAGCGGGGGCTTTGGAAATATTGGAGCATTTACCGGCAGATGATGCAGATCGTGGGTATTTGGAAAATGCGATTCAGCGCTCCATGGCTGGCTTAGTGAAATCTTATGCAAGCAAGCCGGATGCCCAAGGCTTTATCGAGCGCGGTTCTTATAGCGTTCGCGGCGGAGCAGCACCTGATGATTTCGTGATTTGGGGCGATTACTACTATTTAGAGGCCTTAGTTAGACTGGAAAAAGGAATCAAAGGCTACTGGTATGAATAA
- a CDS encoding DUF2264 domain-containing protein produces MNNRVAAGNDRAYWLATMLRIADPVIKALASRKLRATMPVENKKEEQLQYSHLEAFARTLVGMAPWLERSAQDVEEEKLRVRYGELVRAAIDAATDPESPDFLNFSHGMQPIVDAAFLANAILRAPNTLWHRLDSRVQGNLVKAMKATRTRKPGFNNWLLFAAMTETALGVMGEDWDTMRVDFALKQHEQWYLGDGMYGDGPHFHADYYNSFVIQPMLVDIIEQVQGHYEDWAGMRQNILIRAQRYAAVQERSISPEGTFPVIGRSLAYRFGAFQSLAHIALRRELPEGVAPAQVRCALSAVIRRLIEAPGTFDEAGWLKIGLWGHQPELGETYISTGSLYLCSAVFLPLGLTADDEFWQGADAPWTSQKVWSGQTVAIDKALS; encoded by the coding sequence ATGAATAATCGCGTCGCAGCCGGCAATGACCGAGCATATTGGTTGGCTACGATGCTTCGTATCGCTGATCCTGTGATAAAGGCATTGGCATCCAGAAAGCTGCGTGCAACAATGCCAGTGGAGAATAAAAAAGAAGAGCAGCTCCAGTACTCGCATCTAGAAGCATTTGCACGGACACTGGTAGGCATGGCACCGTGGTTAGAAAGATCAGCTCAGGATGTAGAGGAAGAGAAGCTTCGTGTTCGCTACGGCGAGCTTGTCCGAGCTGCTATAGATGCGGCGACTGATCCGGAGTCTCCTGATTTTTTGAACTTTTCCCATGGCATGCAGCCGATTGTTGATGCGGCATTTCTGGCTAATGCGATCCTAAGAGCCCCTAACACGCTTTGGCATCGTTTGGACAGCCGCGTTCAGGGCAATCTGGTGAAAGCTATGAAGGCAACAAGAACGCGCAAACCGGGTTTCAACAACTGGCTCTTATTTGCAGCTATGACCGAAACAGCTTTAGGTGTAATGGGCGAGGATTGGGATACCATGCGTGTGGACTTTGCCCTTAAACAGCACGAGCAGTGGTACCTTGGTGATGGGATGTACGGCGATGGTCCACACTTTCATGCCGATTATTACAACAGCTTCGTGATTCAACCCATGTTGGTCGATATCATTGAGCAGGTTCAAGGGCATTACGAAGACTGGGCAGGAATGCGCCAAAATATTTTGATTAGAGCACAGCGTTATGCTGCCGTGCAAGAACGATCGATTTCACCCGAAGGGACCTTTCCTGTCATTGGTCGGTCGCTTGCCTATCGTTTCGGCGCCTTTCAATCACTAGCGCATATTGCCCTGCGACGTGAATTACCGGAAGGTGTTGCGCCAGCTCAAGTAAGATGTGCGCTAAGCGCGGTCATCCGCAGGTTGATAGAGGCCCCAGGCACTTTCGATGAGGCTGGCTGGCTAAAGATTGGACTATGGGGACACCAGCCCGAGCTTGGCGAAACGTATATTTCCACAGGCAGCCTATACTTATGTTCAGCTGTTTTCCTTCCTTTAGGATTGACTGCAGATGACGAATTTTGGCAGGGGGCAGATGCTCCTTGGACGTCTCAAAAAGTGTGGTCAGGGCAAACCGTTGCCATTGATAAAGCGTTATCATAG
- a CDS encoding PucR family transcriptional regulator: MNQDYQLTLQEVLGRPTFEPAYIAAGKQGLQRLVRWVHIIEVIQFEQLLQGGEMILTTGAAFKSDTKLFMTYLEQLINKNVSCLCIEMGHYLSSVPQEWIHAAESYNFPLIIFPQAVRFIDITQDIHAHIINQHHKALQDLEKISREFHRMTLSSQGVSHVLGLLQSSTKAQVIYVPLNGQPKFIPHLGSRESGQWLQFLESRLVETPNNGNIAAPSVMEDEGQTVIVQPVGAMGKTWAHILLVFSRKPQEYEYLILDSASLSIAQDLLRKRYMEERKLYSQTLWVDDLLHLRIRDEEQIKVLIGTEFKRLNELPYHVILIEFEHEQAEGYSTEEEGVESSGIHLSLAVRSVFEQHSFHPLITLKNNRLVVVAFDKATKKRSSKERLQQVFQSIQYLKAEDEIRLTIGVGQSNRSFMRAHLSYQEALQAISLSPTLQGKVQFFDELGVFQLLFHIPDKQILQSFVSTYLGPIIDHDQLKGSELLRTLKVYLDTDGSKQIAAQQLFIVRQSLYYRLEKIEELLGADYMLPEKRLALQVGIRAYQLLNPEMKM; this comes from the coding sequence TTGAATCAAGATTATCAGTTAACGTTACAGGAAGTCCTGGGACGCCCCACTTTTGAGCCAGCCTATATTGCGGCAGGTAAACAGGGATTACAGCGTCTAGTCCGCTGGGTACATATCATTGAGGTGATACAGTTTGAGCAACTGCTGCAAGGTGGAGAAATGATCCTTACGACAGGGGCTGCCTTCAAGAGTGATACGAAATTGTTCATGACGTATCTGGAGCAGTTGATCAATAAAAACGTGTCATGTCTCTGTATCGAAATGGGACACTACTTGAGTTCAGTTCCACAAGAATGGATACATGCGGCGGAATCCTATAATTTTCCGCTCATAATTTTTCCGCAAGCTGTGCGGTTCATTGACATTACGCAGGATATTCATGCGCATATTATCAATCAACACCATAAAGCACTTCAAGATTTGGAGAAAATATCGCGTGAATTCCATCGAATGACGCTATCCTCACAAGGTGTTTCTCATGTACTGGGGCTGCTGCAAAGCAGTACCAAAGCCCAAGTTATTTATGTGCCTCTGAATGGACAGCCGAAGTTTATCCCTCATTTAGGAAGCCGGGAGTCTGGACAGTGGCTGCAGTTTCTAGAAAGTCGACTGGTCGAAACCCCGAACAACGGAAATATTGCGGCTCCTTCCGTGATGGAAGATGAGGGTCAAACCGTTATCGTACAACCCGTTGGGGCTATGGGCAAAACATGGGCGCATATCCTCCTGGTGTTCAGCCGAAAGCCGCAGGAATATGAATACTTAATTCTGGACTCAGCCTCATTATCTATCGCACAGGATTTGCTGCGCAAACGTTATATGGAGGAGCGTAAATTATATTCGCAGACACTTTGGGTAGATGATCTGCTGCATCTGCGGATTCGTGACGAAGAGCAAATAAAAGTATTGATTGGAACAGAATTCAAGCGACTTAACGAGCTTCCCTATCACGTCATTTTGATTGAATTTGAGCATGAACAAGCGGAGGGATATAGCACGGAGGAGGAGGGTGTGGAGTCTTCGGGTATTCATCTTTCCCTTGCTGTAAGATCTGTTTTTGAGCAGCATTCCTTTCATCCATTAATTACGTTGAAAAATAATAGACTGGTCGTTGTAGCCTTCGATAAAGCAACGAAAAAACGATCGTCAAAAGAGCGTCTGCAGCAGGTTTTCCAGTCCATTCAGTACTTGAAGGCTGAGGATGAGATCAGGTTAACTATCGGTGTTGGACAAAGCAATCGAAGCTTTATGCGAGCTCACCTAAGCTACCAGGAGGCGCTACAAGCGATTTCGCTCTCTCCAACTCTGCAAGGGAAGGTTCAGTTTTTTGATGAGCTTGGTGTCTTTCAATTGTTATTTCACATTCCAGATAAACAGATTTTACAATCCTTCGTAAGCACTTATTTGGGACCGATCATCGATCATGATCAGTTGAAAGGCAGCGAGCTCCTGCGCACACTCAAGGTGTACCTCGACACGGATGGCTCTAAGCAAATCGCTGCGCAGCAGCTTTTTATCGTCCGACAATCGCTTTATTACCGCTTGGAAAAAATAGAAGAGCTGCTTGGAGCCGACTACATGCTGCCGGAAAAGCGCTTGGCGCTGCAGGTGGGGATACGGGCTTATCAACTGTTGAATCCGGAAATGAAAATGTGA
- the ald gene encoding alanine dehydrogenase, translating into MIIGVPKEIKNNEFRVGMTPSSVLSYKKAGHDIIVETLAGQSIGFTDEDYIGAGATIVASAAEVWSADMVVKVKEPLPEEISYFHEGLILYTYLHLAPEAELTHALAHNKVTAIAYETIQLDNGSLPLLTPMSEVAGRMSVQIGAHFLEKAHGGKGILLGGVPGVEPGKVAVIGGGIVGANAAKMAIGLGADVSIVDLNPDRLRQLDDQFQGRVKTIMSNPYNIAEVVRRADLVIGAVLIPGARAPRLVTEDMVKMMSPGSVIVDVAIDQGGSIETIDRITTHDQPTYVKHGVIHYAVANMPGAVARTSTLALTNVTTPYGLQIASKGYARAALDNKAIAKGINVAAGHVTYQAVAEAHGYTYTDIYSLLK; encoded by the coding sequence ATGATTATTGGGGTACCTAAGGAAATAAAAAATAATGAGTTTCGTGTTGGTATGACGCCTAGTTCCGTCCTTTCTTACAAAAAAGCAGGGCATGACATTATAGTCGAAACCTTAGCTGGTCAAAGCATTGGATTCACGGATGAAGATTACATAGGGGCAGGTGCAACCATCGTTGCCTCAGCCGCTGAAGTATGGTCGGCAGATATGGTCGTTAAAGTGAAAGAACCACTTCCTGAAGAGATCAGCTATTTTCACGAGGGTTTGATTTTATACACGTATTTACACCTTGCCCCTGAGGCCGAATTGACGCATGCCTTAGCTCACAATAAAGTGACAGCAATCGCCTATGAGACCATTCAATTGGACAATGGCAGCCTTCCGCTGCTGACGCCAATGAGTGAAGTGGCTGGACGCATGTCCGTTCAGATCGGTGCTCACTTTCTGGAGAAAGCGCATGGCGGCAAAGGCATTCTGCTAGGCGGTGTACCGGGAGTTGAACCAGGTAAGGTAGCTGTCATCGGTGGCGGGATTGTTGGTGCGAATGCGGCGAAAATGGCTATCGGGCTTGGTGCCGATGTCAGCATCGTTGATTTGAATCCGGATCGCCTACGTCAATTGGACGATCAGTTCCAAGGACGCGTGAAAACGATTATGTCCAATCCTTACAACATCGCCGAGGTTGTTCGTCGCGCTGATTTGGTCATTGGGGCTGTCCTTATTCCAGGAGCTCGAGCACCGCGTCTCGTGACGGAAGACATGGTCAAAATGATGAGCCCTGGCAGCGTTATCGTTGACGTAGCGATTGATCAAGGTGGGTCCATCGAGACGATAGATCGTATTACCACGCATGATCAACCGACTTATGTGAAGCACGGGGTCATTCATTACGCGGTGGCGAACATGCCAGGAGCGGTTGCACGTACGTCCACGCTGGCTCTGACAAATGTGACGACACCTTACGGTCTGCAAATTGCAAGCAAAGGCTATGCGCGTGCAGCTTTGGACAACAAAGCTATTGCAAAAGGCATCAACGTGGCCGCAGGTCATGTTACTTACCAAGCCGTTGCAGAGGCACATGGCTACACGTATACGGATATTTACTCGCTTTTAAAGTAA